The following coding sequences lie in one Amycolatopsis cihanbeyliensis genomic window:
- a CDS encoding FAD-dependent oxidoreductase, giving the protein MHMSGGARTAIIGGGMAGCAAAKELITAGREVVIFETADGLGGRARSWHSPEIEPDVGINLMYVSFYQLMSEHIREYGLSDELVQLSSDVFVVDNGVPVSLSSDSPRSLLSYKHVSLKDRFSFLFTTLREVRRRNELSLFDPIMSAPLDDGSTAAEYGYRHVSRRGFDFLLRPQIEGFWNFACEDISAVHARALLAWMGGSGFYVFRGGMEIIAEKNAEGADLRLSHQVTDLRLVDGKVRVTALHTEGEPVTETFDDVLIATPAPIAAKLTAAMPPDVVGSTARKFLETQEYEPALSVSYLVDAGSMPAEAHIVAGGPDDPPLRNMITHPRQVRDAHGGLVDKLLVFTYPGRANTRRLIGRTEEEQFAAVTPLLTTLWPDFPTDAQPFRIAERPYGFPIPAPGRYHQAVQVMRQQGAPVVFAGDYFNAPTTEAALLSGVRAAAALTTVS; this is encoded by the coding sequence ATGCACATGTCCGGTGGCGCGAGGACCGCAATCATCGGTGGTGGCATGGCCGGTTGCGCCGCTGCCAAGGAGCTCATCACGGCAGGAAGGGAGGTTGTCATCTTCGAAACAGCGGACGGGCTCGGCGGGCGAGCTCGTTCGTGGCACAGCCCCGAGATCGAACCCGATGTGGGCATCAACCTCATGTACGTCAGCTTCTATCAACTGATGTCCGAACACATCCGCGAGTACGGGCTTTCCGACGAGCTCGTTCAGCTCTCCAGCGACGTCTTCGTCGTCGACAACGGCGTGCCGGTGAGCCTGTCCTCTGACTCCCCGCGCAGCCTGCTCAGCTACAAGCACGTCTCGCTCAAGGACCGGTTCTCGTTCCTGTTCACCACCTTGAGAGAAGTCCGCAGGCGCAATGAGCTCAGCCTGTTCGACCCGATCATGTCCGCACCGCTCGACGATGGAAGCACCGCCGCCGAATACGGCTACCGGCACGTTTCCCGGCGCGGCTTCGACTTCCTGCTGCGACCTCAGATCGAAGGGTTCTGGAACTTCGCGTGCGAGGACATCTCCGCCGTGCACGCCAGGGCGCTACTGGCCTGGATGGGCGGCTCCGGCTTCTACGTGTTCCGGGGTGGCATGGAGATCATCGCCGAGAAGAACGCGGAGGGCGCCGACCTCCGGCTCAGCCACCAGGTCACCGACCTGCGACTGGTCGACGGCAAGGTAAGGGTCACCGCACTGCACACCGAGGGCGAACCGGTCACCGAGACGTTCGACGACGTGCTGATCGCCACCCCCGCCCCGATCGCCGCGAAGCTCACCGCGGCCATGCCGCCGGATGTCGTTGGTTCCACGGCCCGCAAGTTCCTGGAAACTCAGGAGTACGAACCGGCCCTTTCGGTCTCCTACCTGGTCGACGCGGGCAGCATGCCGGCCGAAGCACATATCGTGGCCGGCGGCCCGGACGACCCACCGCTACGAAACATGATCACCCACCCGCGCCAGGTGCGGGACGCACATGGCGGGCTCGTGGACAAGCTCCTGGTGTTCACCTACCCGGGCCGGGCCAATACCCGCCGCCTGATCGGCCGCACCGAGGAGGAGCAGTTCGCCGCGGTCACCCCGCTGCTGACCACGTTGTGGCCGGACTTCCCAACCGACGCCCAGCCGTTCCGGATCGCCGAACGTCCTTACGGGTTTCCGATTCCGGCACCTGGTCGCTACCACCAGGCGGTTCAGGTGATGCGACAGCAGGGCGCGCCCGTGGTCTTCGCAGGCGACTATTTCAACGCCCCGACCACGGAGGCCGCGCTGCTGTCCGGCGTCAGGGCCGCGGCAGCACTCACCACGGTCAGTTGA
- a CDS encoding SDR family oxidoreductase has product MNRFDGKKAVVTGGTHGIGMAVVKALLDGGAEVLLTGLNEENIQAARRELGSTAHVVRSDAASMTDIDALGKTVEDTFGQVDFVFVNVGFIRFDPLEKVTEDTYDKMFAVNTKGAFFTAQRLAPLVSEGGSFVFTTAVVTGLGFVATSVGTGMKAAVRAFTRVFAAELVPRSIRVNAVSPGFTQTPTMGIAGISDELRAANQSEGEEMTPMGRFGLPEEVATAVLFLGFDATFTTGIELAVDGGLGQGLETPHGDVMTH; this is encoded by the coding sequence ATGAATAGGTTCGATGGTAAGAAGGCCGTGGTCACCGGTGGGACGCACGGGATCGGCATGGCGGTCGTCAAGGCACTGCTCGACGGCGGGGCCGAGGTGTTGCTCACCGGCCTCAACGAGGAGAACATTCAAGCGGCACGGCGCGAACTCGGGTCGACGGCGCACGTCGTGCGCTCGGACGCGGCGAGCATGACCGATATCGACGCGCTGGGTAAAACAGTCGAGGATACCTTCGGCCAGGTCGACTTCGTATTCGTCAACGTCGGCTTCATCCGGTTCGACCCGCTCGAGAAGGTCACCGAAGACACCTACGACAAGATGTTCGCCGTCAACACCAAAGGCGCGTTCTTCACCGCCCAACGGCTGGCTCCGTTGGTCTCCGAAGGCGGCTCGTTCGTATTCACCACCGCTGTCGTCACCGGACTGGGGTTCGTCGCCACCAGCGTAGGCACCGGGATGAAGGCCGCCGTTCGCGCCTTCACCAGGGTTTTCGCCGCCGAACTGGTACCGAGGAGCATCCGGGTCAACGCGGTCAGCCCCGGCTTCACGCAGACCCCGACCATGGGCATCGCGGGAATCTCCGACGAGCTGCGCGCCGCCAACCAGTCCGAGGGCGAGGAAATGACCCCGATGGGGCGCTTCGGCTTGCCGGAGGAGGTCGCCACCGCGGTGCTGTTCCTCGGCTTCGACGCCACCTTCACCACCGGGATCGAGCTGGCCGTGGACGGCGGCCTCGGTCAGGGGCTGGAGACCCCGCACGGTGACGTGATGACTCACTGA
- a CDS encoding dTDP-4-dehydrorhamnose 3,5-epimerase family protein: MHVAETAVPGAYVITPHQHRDDRGSFYESMRADTFERMLNEPFVPKQISYSVSRGNTLRGIHSAVTPPGQAKYVTCVRGALRDIVVDLRVGSPAFGRYHSAVLDAASGVSVYLPEGVGHGFLALTEDTCICYIMSTMFVPGTQIDLNPLDPDLALPWGFTEAPLMSEKDTHAIGLAEALSTGILPLWRPA, translated from the coding sequence ATGCATGTCGCCGAAACCGCGGTTCCCGGAGCGTACGTCATCACCCCGCACCAGCACCGGGACGACCGGGGGAGCTTCTACGAGTCCATGCGTGCCGACACGTTCGAGCGCATGCTGAACGAGCCCTTCGTGCCAAAGCAGATCAGCTACTCCGTGTCCCGCGGCAACACGCTGCGCGGCATCCACAGCGCGGTGACCCCGCCAGGACAGGCGAAGTACGTCACCTGCGTACGCGGTGCGCTGCGCGACATCGTGGTGGATCTGCGGGTGGGCTCCCCCGCCTTCGGCCGTTACCATTCGGCCGTGCTCGACGCGGCCTCGGGAGTTTCGGTCTACCTGCCAGAGGGCGTGGGGCACGGCTTCCTCGCACTCACCGAGGACACCTGTATCTGCTACATCATGTCCACGATGTTCGTACCCGGAACGCAGATCGATCTCAACCCCTTGGATCCGGATCTCGCGCTTCCATGGGGTTTCACCGAGGCGCCGCTCATGTCCGAGAAGGACACTCACGCGATCGGACTGGCCGAGGCGTTGTCCACCGGAATTCTCCCACTCTGGCGGCCGGCGTGA
- a CDS encoding nucleotide disphospho-sugar-binding domain-containing protein produces MKVLFVPGNSPYPIFSHAPLATAVRNAGHQVLMGGIEWVLPRIASVGLPPVKISPLSIEEVSAFVGSMPEDPVEQAKAVGGVYAEIAINSLEPLLELSEHWRPDIVVGGGMFYCAPLLAHHLGVPSVRLEWDRIDARMYDPGAIEVLQPLLAELNLAQVPAPDLWLGVCPPSLLPPDAVPAQPMRWIPANPQQPLEQWMYAKGDRPRVYLTAGTRLFSGDALLEMIRNLSGLNVEIVVGAPEQIAEELRADLPGVRIGWVPLDILAPTCDIIIHHGGGGTDMTALNAGVPQLIANPEYPTAATQQVVDYGAALTLTSDEQRPENIVAACNDLLSNPGYGERARELSREIAALPAPAEIVPVMEKLAG; encoded by the coding sequence ATGAAGGTTCTGTTCGTACCAGGGAATAGCCCGTACCCGATCTTTTCGCACGCCCCGCTGGCAACCGCGGTCCGCAACGCCGGACACCAGGTCCTGATGGGAGGGATCGAATGGGTCCTGCCGAGGATAGCCAGCGTCGGCCTACCTCCGGTGAAGATCTCTCCCCTTTCGATAGAGGAGGTCAGCGCCTTCGTCGGCTCGATGCCAGAGGATCCGGTGGAACAGGCCAAGGCGGTCGGCGGAGTGTACGCCGAGATAGCCATCAACAGCTTGGAGCCACTACTTGAGCTGTCGGAGCATTGGCGCCCGGATATCGTGGTCGGCGGCGGCATGTTCTATTGCGCTCCGCTCCTCGCTCATCACCTCGGCGTCCCGTCGGTGCGGCTGGAGTGGGACCGCATCGACGCACGGATGTACGACCCCGGCGCCATCGAGGTGCTACAGCCGCTGCTCGCCGAACTGAACCTGGCTCAGGTTCCCGCCCCCGACCTGTGGCTCGGCGTCTGCCCACCCAGCCTGCTGCCACCGGACGCCGTGCCCGCACAACCGATGCGGTGGATCCCGGCGAATCCGCAACAGCCGCTCGAGCAGTGGATGTACGCCAAGGGAGACCGTCCCAGGGTGTACCTCACCGCCGGTACCCGGCTGTTCAGCGGCGATGCCCTGCTGGAGATGATCCGGAACCTTTCCGGACTGAACGTGGAGATCGTGGTCGGGGCACCCGAACAGATCGCCGAGGAGCTACGCGCGGACCTGCCCGGTGTGCGAATCGGCTGGGTTCCGCTGGACATCCTGGCACCCACCTGCGACATCATCATCCACCATGGCGGCGGCGGCACCGACATGACCGCACTGAACGCCGGCGTCCCGCAGCTGATCGCCAACCCGGAGTACCCGACGGCGGCGACGCAGCAGGTGGTCGACTACGGTGCCGCGCTCACCCTCACCTCGGACGAGCAGCGTCCGGAGAACATCGTCGCTGCCTGCAACGACTTGCTGTCGAACCCGGGGTACGGGGAACGGGCGCGCGAGCTTTCGCGGGAGATCGCCGCACTGCCAGCCCCAGCCGAGATCGTGCCCGTAATGGAGAAGTTGGCCGGCTGA
- a CDS encoding glucose-1-phosphate thymidylyltransferase — protein MKALVLSGGTGTRLRPLSYSMPKQLIPVANKPVLEHVLENIRDLGVVEIGMIVGDRAPEITRAIGDGSRFGARITYITQDEPLGLAHCVTLAEEFLGDEDFVMYLGDNLLPDGIADIAREFATGRPEAQVVVCKVFDPSSFGVAELDEHGAVLRLVEKPHEPKSDLALIGVYFFTQAIHEAVAAIGPSARGELEITDAIQWLVGRGAEVKATEYGGYWKDTGSVDDVLEGNRQLLDRLRPAVLGEIDHASVLIGPVIVEPGARVLRSTIEGPAIIGAGTVVADSRVGEHTSLGRDCVLSGTSIGNSVVLDGSTLSGIPELRDSLIGRSVSIGAADRGTCHRLVLGDHTHVRIAA, from the coding sequence ATGAAGGCTCTTGTACTGTCCGGGGGAACAGGAACCCGCCTCCGCCCGCTCAGCTACTCCATGCCGAAACAGCTGATTCCGGTTGCCAACAAACCGGTGCTGGAACATGTCCTTGAGAACATCCGTGACCTGGGCGTAGTCGAGATCGGGATGATCGTCGGCGATCGTGCCCCGGAAATCACCAGGGCGATCGGCGACGGCTCGCGCTTCGGCGCGCGTATCACCTATATCACGCAGGACGAGCCGCTCGGCCTCGCGCACTGCGTCACCCTTGCCGAAGAGTTCCTCGGCGACGAGGATTTCGTGATGTATCTCGGCGACAATCTGCTTCCCGACGGAATCGCCGATATCGCGAGAGAGTTCGCCACCGGCAGGCCCGAAGCGCAGGTTGTCGTGTGCAAGGTCTTCGACCCGAGCTCGTTCGGAGTCGCGGAGCTGGATGAACACGGCGCGGTGCTACGGCTGGTGGAGAAGCCGCACGAACCGAAGAGTGACCTCGCGCTTATCGGCGTCTACTTCTTTACCCAGGCCATCCATGAGGCCGTCGCCGCGATCGGGCCGAGTGCCCGCGGCGAGTTGGAGATAACCGACGCCATCCAGTGGCTGGTCGGCAGGGGCGCCGAGGTCAAGGCAACCGAGTATGGCGGTTACTGGAAAGACACCGGATCCGTCGACGATGTACTGGAGGGAAACCGCCAGCTGCTCGACCGGCTCCGGCCGGCCGTCCTCGGCGAGATCGATCACGCCAGCGTACTGATCGGCCCTGTCATCGTCGAACCCGGTGCTCGCGTGCTCCGGTCCACGATCGAGGGGCCCGCGATCATCGGGGCCGGCACCGTCGTGGCGGACAGCCGCGTTGGCGAGCACACCTCGCTTGGCCGCGACTGTGTGCTCAGCGGTACGAGTATCGGGAACTCCGTGGTGCTGGACGGATCCACATTGTCCGGGATTCCCGAGTTGCGCGACTCACTGATCGGCCGGTCGGTTTCCATCGGCGCGGCCGATCGTGGCACCTGTCACCGACTGGTACTCGGAGACCACACGCACGTGCGGATCGCGGCATGA
- a CDS encoding Gfo/Idh/MocA family protein, with protein sequence MAPVRIGVLGCAAIARHRMLPAFAAAADTEVAAVASRDAAQADALAKEYDCRAVHGYAALLRDDTVQAVYVPLPAALHADWVEAALWAGKHVLAEKPLTTDRDRSARLFELAGSLGLALMENVMFIHHSQHARVRQLVADDAIGELRAFQSAFAVPRLPGDDIRYRPELDGGALWDTGVYPVRAALHLLGPGLQVVGATLTRGTGYAVHTAGSALLRSPGGISGQLTFGLDHAYRNAYELWGSTGRITVDRAFTPPADHAPVLRLENRFGPREIRLDPDDQVANTVTAFVAAVHAGAAPRADCLAQADLLHEVLRHAGPMVSSAGWSQAGRIPHPGVALPECDGPSCAHS encoded by the coding sequence ATGGCGCCGGTCCGGATCGGCGTGCTGGGTTGTGCGGCCATCGCCCGGCACCGCATGCTTCCCGCCTTCGCCGCGGCCGCAGACACCGAGGTCGCCGCGGTAGCCAGCCGGGACGCGGCGCAGGCGGATGCACTCGCCAAGGAGTACGACTGCCGCGCGGTGCACGGCTACGCGGCCCTGCTGCGGGACGACACCGTCCAGGCGGTTTACGTACCGCTGCCGGCGGCGCTGCATGCCGACTGGGTGGAAGCGGCGCTGTGGGCGGGAAAGCATGTACTCGCTGAGAAACCGCTGACCACGGATCGGGACCGGTCCGCCCGGCTGTTCGAACTGGCCGGCTCGCTCGGGCTGGCGCTGATGGAGAACGTCATGTTCATCCACCACAGCCAGCACGCGCGGGTACGTCAGCTGGTCGCGGACGATGCCATTGGGGAGCTGCGAGCCTTCCAGTCCGCCTTCGCCGTCCCCAGGCTGCCGGGCGACGACATCCGCTACCGTCCCGAGCTGGACGGCGGGGCGCTCTGGGACACCGGCGTCTATCCGGTTCGCGCCGCGCTGCACTTGCTCGGCCCCGGCCTTCAGGTGGTGGGAGCCACCCTCACCAGGGGCACCGGCTACGCGGTGCACACCGCGGGCTCGGCGCTGCTGCGCAGCCCCGGGGGGATCAGCGGGCAGCTGACCTTCGGGCTGGACCACGCGTACCGCAATGCCTACGAGCTCTGGGGAAGCACGGGCCGGATCACCGTCGACCGCGCCTTTACCCCGCCCGCGGACCACGCGCCGGTATTGCGCCTCGAGAACCGGTTCGGCCCGCGGGAGATCCGGCTGGACCCGGACGATCAGGTGGCCAACACCGTTACCGCCTTCGTCGCCGCCGTACACGCGGGCGCGGCACCGCGAGCAGACTGCCTTGCACAGGCCGATCTGCTGCACGAAGTGCTCCGGCACGCCGGACCGATGGTCTCATCAGCCGGCTGGTCTCAGGCGGGCCGGATACCACATCCGGGCGTCGCACTGCCGGAATGCGATGGCCCGAGCTGCGCCCACTCATAG
- a CDS encoding oxygenase MpaB family protein, with translation MVSLLLSKRRTEQRYARLREIESMDVGTHYTRIWYLAMGTEFPWDYSLSGALGFYNSIAPRGIADILVRTGELTGNTRRRMEHHGAISLEIARRGCREPSGKAAVRQLNRIHHNAIKSISTHGHEFTITNEMYLFVLATSMLTQMRWVDRHGWRPLSEQERKAACLHFREQGKNMGMTGIPESYDEFVRLHDDYVDTHVHYSPEAEKLYRATQDVIIGPLVGWLPARLTTIGTRVARAVVPALLTPHLRRAFGVATPSPLLRAAVRLAIKARSAYVRRTPPRQHPIYPDPLPTTDFPQADYEWAQLGPSHSGSATPGCGIRPA, from the coding sequence ATGGTATCGCTACTCCTGAGCAAGCGGCGCACCGAGCAGCGGTACGCACGGCTGCGCGAAATCGAGAGCATGGATGTTGGGACGCACTACACCCGTATCTGGTACCTCGCGATGGGAACCGAGTTTCCCTGGGACTACAGCCTGTCAGGGGCACTCGGTTTCTACAACAGTATCGCCCCGCGCGGTATCGCCGATATACTGGTGCGGACAGGCGAGCTGACGGGTAACACCCGGCGGCGAATGGAGCACCACGGCGCCATCAGCCTCGAAATAGCTCGGCGCGGATGCCGGGAGCCCAGCGGCAAAGCGGCGGTCCGGCAGTTGAACCGCATTCACCACAACGCCATCAAAAGCATCAGTACCCATGGGCACGAGTTCACCATCACCAATGAGATGTACCTGTTCGTGCTGGCCACCAGCATGCTCACCCAGATGCGGTGGGTCGACCGCCACGGCTGGCGCCCGCTGAGCGAACAGGAGCGCAAGGCCGCCTGCCTGCATTTCAGGGAGCAGGGCAAGAACATGGGTATGACCGGTATTCCCGAGTCCTACGACGAATTCGTGCGCCTGCACGACGATTACGTCGACACTCACGTCCACTATTCACCCGAGGCGGAAAAGCTCTACCGGGCGACACAGGATGTCATCATCGGGCCGCTGGTCGGATGGCTTCCTGCTCGGCTGACCACGATCGGAACCCGGGTCGCCAGGGCCGTCGTGCCCGCGCTGCTGACCCCGCACCTACGCAGGGCGTTCGGCGTTGCCACCCCTTCACCGTTGTTGCGCGCAGCCGTGCGCCTGGCCATCAAGGCGCGCTCGGCATATGTGCGCCGGACACCACCACGCCAACACCCGATCTATCCTGATCCCCTGCCCACCACGGATTTCCCGCAGGCAGACTATGAGTGGGCGCAGCTCGGGCCATCGCATTCCGGCAGTGCGACGCCCGGATGTGGTATCCGGCCCGCCTGA
- a CDS encoding NDP-hexose 2,3-dehydratase family protein: MVLSAGTLEGRWLRGEDLSGWLAGRAGAGSFRVDRIPFAELDGWSFERDTGNLVHRSGRFFSVEGLRVAVDRGPILQWQQPIIRQPEVGILGILVKEFDGVLHFLMQAKMEPGNPNLVQLSPTVQATRSNYTKVHKGADVKYLDYFIDSRRGRVLADVMQSEHGAWFFRKSNRNMVVEAYGHVPLDEDFCWLTLGQIGELLRRDNVVNMDARTVLACAPTTYRETGALHSDMELLSWFTGERSWRQIHVQRMPLAEVTSWVRGESTIDHVPERYFRVMAVSVQAGNREVASWTQPLFEPTERGVAAFVVRRFEGVPHLLVHARLEGGFLDTVELGPTVQCTPEYYAHLPLEDRPPFLDLVLGAASGQIAYEAVHAEEGGRFYHAESRYLVIEADEAQAPTKPPSGFLWVTPGQLNSLVQHGRYVNVQARSLLACFNTNAIRL, translated from the coding sequence ATGGTGTTGTCCGCGGGCACACTCGAAGGGCGATGGCTGCGCGGCGAGGACCTCTCGGGCTGGCTCGCGGGGCGCGCCGGTGCTGGCAGTTTCCGGGTCGACCGGATTCCGTTCGCCGAGCTGGACGGCTGGTCGTTCGAGCGGGACACCGGGAACCTGGTACACCGCAGCGGCCGTTTCTTCAGCGTCGAAGGGCTGCGCGTCGCCGTGGACAGGGGGCCGATTCTCCAGTGGCAGCAGCCGATCATCCGGCAACCGGAGGTCGGGATCCTGGGCATCCTCGTCAAGGAGTTCGACGGGGTGCTGCATTTCCTGATGCAGGCGAAGATGGAGCCTGGCAACCCCAACCTGGTCCAGCTGTCCCCGACCGTGCAGGCCACCCGCAGCAACTACACCAAGGTGCACAAGGGCGCGGACGTGAAGTATCTTGATTACTTCATCGACTCGCGTCGCGGCAGGGTTCTCGCCGATGTGATGCAATCCGAGCACGGCGCCTGGTTCTTCCGGAAATCCAACCGCAACATGGTCGTCGAGGCGTACGGCCATGTGCCACTGGACGAGGACTTCTGCTGGCTGACCCTTGGTCAGATCGGCGAACTGCTGCGCAGGGACAACGTCGTGAACATGGACGCGCGCACCGTACTGGCCTGCGCCCCGACCACCTACCGCGAGACGGGCGCGCTGCACTCCGACATGGAACTCCTGTCCTGGTTCACCGGTGAGCGTTCCTGGCGTCAGATACACGTCCAGCGTATGCCGCTTGCCGAGGTGACGTCCTGGGTACGTGGTGAGTCCACTATCGACCATGTTCCCGAGCGATACTTCCGAGTGATGGCGGTGTCGGTGCAGGCTGGTAACCGGGAGGTCGCGAGCTGGACACAACCGCTGTTCGAACCGACCGAGCGTGGTGTCGCGGCATTCGTGGTTCGGCGCTTTGAAGGAGTACCCCATCTACTCGTGCACGCCAGGCTGGAGGGCGGCTTCCTCGATACGGTCGAGCTGGGACCGACCGTCCAGTGCACCCCGGAGTACTACGCCCACCTTCCACTGGAGGACCGGCCGCCGTTCCTCGACCTGGTGCTCGGCGCCGCGAGCGGGCAGATCGCCTACGAGGCGGTGCACGCCGAAGAGGGCGGACGTTTTTACCACGCGGAGAGCCGCTACCTGGTCATCGAAGCCGATGAGGCGCAGGCGCCGACCAAGCCGCCTTCTGGTTTTCTCTGGGTGACACCTGGCCAGCTGAACTCGCTGGTCCAGCACGGCCGCTACGTCAACGTTCAGGCGCGCAGCCTGCTCGCCTGCTTCAACACCAATGCGATTCGTCTCTGA
- a CDS encoding class I SAM-dependent methyltransferase: MTDPASSRTARAVECRICGGTVSEFFDFGRQPVSDSFVRPESTGSEFFFRLAVGICTSCTMVQQLEEIPRQEMFHEDYPYRSSGSTRIYEHFERIAGNLLDVALTGADPFIVEIGSNDGVMLKTIQKAGVRHLGVDPSESVAEFAKADGVRVRVGFFDEDSAAQIAAEDGPADVIFSANTTSHIPYLDSIFRGVEILLAPEGVFVFEDRYLGDIVAQNAFDQIYDEHFYLFSAGSVRTMAERFGFTLVDVEHIAVHGGSMRYTVARPGQRSPTAAVGEFVARERTQGLADPESYQRFASEVRDNCAALVGLLRELRAQGRTVVGYGATAKSATVLNFCEIGPDLVSHVCDSTPAKQGRLTPGTHIPIKPSEAFSAPYPDYALLLAWNHADEIIAKEQGFRDAGGRWIRYVPHVHLV, encoded by the coding sequence ATGACCGATCCGGCGAGTTCGAGAACAGCGCGCGCAGTCGAGTGCCGGATCTGCGGCGGCACCGTCAGTGAGTTCTTCGACTTCGGAAGGCAGCCGGTTTCCGACTCTTTTGTGCGACCAGAATCGACCGGCAGCGAGTTCTTCTTCCGGCTGGCCGTCGGGATCTGCACGAGCTGCACGATGGTGCAACAGCTCGAAGAGATTCCCAGACAAGAAATGTTTCACGAGGATTATCCATACCGCTCGTCTGGTTCGACCCGGATCTACGAACATTTCGAGCGTATCGCGGGGAACCTCCTGGATGTCGCACTTACCGGTGCCGACCCGTTCATCGTGGAAATTGGTTCCAACGACGGAGTCATGCTGAAGACGATCCAGAAGGCCGGGGTGCGACACCTGGGCGTCGACCCGTCCGAGTCGGTGGCCGAGTTCGCCAAGGCCGATGGTGTGCGGGTTCGCGTCGGGTTCTTCGACGAGGATTCGGCCGCCCAGATCGCTGCCGAGGACGGGCCGGCGGACGTCATATTCTCGGCGAACACCACGAGCCACATTCCCTACCTCGACTCGATCTTCCGTGGCGTGGAAATCCTGCTGGCTCCCGAAGGGGTATTCGTCTTCGAGGACCGCTACCTCGGCGACATCGTGGCGCAGAACGCGTTCGACCAGATCTATGACGAGCACTTCTACCTGTTCTCAGCAGGCTCCGTCCGGACGATGGCCGAACGCTTCGGGTTCACGCTGGTCGACGTAGAGCACATCGCGGTGCACGGCGGATCGATGCGGTACACCGTTGCTCGTCCTGGACAGCGCAGCCCCACGGCCGCGGTCGGTGAGTTCGTCGCGAGAGAACGCACGCAGGGCCTTGCCGACCCGGAGAGCTACCAACGGTTCGCGAGCGAGGTACGGGACAACTGCGCCGCGCTGGTGGGCCTGCTCCGGGAGCTACGCGCGCAGGGCCGGACGGTCGTCGGGTACGGGGCGACAGCCAAGAGTGCGACCGTACTCAACTTCTGTGAGATCGGCCCCGACCTGGTTTCCCATGTCTGCGACAGCACACCGGCCAAACAAGGCAGGCTGACCCCGGGCACGCATATTCCGATCAAGCCATCCGAGGCCTTCTCCGCGCCCTACCCCGACTACGCGTTGCTACTCGCATGGAACCACGCGGACGAGATCATCGCCAAAGAGCAGGGATTCCGCGACGCGGGTGGCCGGTGGATTCGCTACGTACCCCATGTGCACCTGGTCTGA